Genomic segment of uncultured Desulfobacter sp.:
CGGTCGCACAGCTTACGATAGGCCTTATCAACGGCGATTTCCGCAACACCCACCCGGTCCTGTTCGCCGGTACCGATACCTACGGTGCAGTTGTCTTTTACATAGATTACGGAGTTGGAGGTAATCCCGGACTCCACGAGCCAGCCGAAAAGCAGATCTTCGTATTCCTGGTCCGTGGGTGCCCGGTCTACTTTATAGGTTGTTCCCTTATATTCTGTGGACGCAACAAACAAATCTTCTTTTTTAAGTGTGGTGGGTACAAAGGACCACTGGGCCACAATGCCGCCGTCCATCAGGCTTTTAAAATCCACCACCCGCTCACCGATAAAGGACTGCAGTTTGTCCATGGCGTTGATCCGGATCACACGTAAATTTTTGCGGCGGCCCAGAATCTCGATGACCCCATCCTCAAACTCCGGGGCCACAACTACTTCGGCATACTGATCGGCAATGCCCTCAGCAGTTGCCTTGTCCACCGCTTTGTTCAGGGCAATACATCCGCCAAAGGCCGCGATGCGGTCTGCCATATAGGCTTTGGCATAGGCCTGTTCCAGGCTGTCGGCCCGGGCAGCCCCGCAGGGGTTGTTGTGCTTGACAATGACGGCACAGGGGGTATCTGTAAAATAGCGCAAAATATTCAGTGAATTGTCTGCATCGGTCAGATTGGTTTTACCCGGGTGCTTGCCGGATTGCAGCAGTTCAATATCGGAGACAAGGTGTTTGCCCGGTACAATGGTTTTTGCATCCCCCAGGGCCAGATTTCCATTAACCAGCCGGTATAATGCAGCTTCCTGGCCCGGATTCTCCCCGTAGCGAAGCCCTTTTTCAACCCCGTCAATAACCCAGGATGCCTTTTCATAAAACAGGGTCTGCCGGCTGTCACCATTCACAAATGAAATTTCCATGGACGGGGTGAAATGGTCATCCATGATGGTTTTGTACATTTTTTTAAGATCTTTACTCATAACTACTCCCCTGTTTTATAACACGATTGAACATCTTCATCTGAAAGCCCTGCCATATAATCGGCAATGGCCCTGTCGTACTGTGCGGTATGCTCAAAGGCCTTTGAGGCAAGCGCATATCGGTCTTTGAGCCCCAATGCCCCGTCCTGTTTTTTAAGGACGGAGACAATATCGTCATAGGAGTTGGGATCCACCACGGACGCCACCCTAATAAAATTTTTGGCCGCGGCACGGATCATGGTCGGTCCGCCGATATCAATATTGCCCCGGGCATTTTCTGGTGTGGCGTTTTCCTGGGCAATGGTCTGGGCAAATGGGTAGAGATTGACCACAACCATATCAATGCCCACGCCATGGGTGCGTTCCAGGTCATTCTGGTGGGCCGGATTATAGGTTTCAGTCAAAAGGCCCAGATAAATCTTGAAATCCAGGGTTTTGACAAGGCCACCCTGGGTTTCGGGCTGACCGGTATAATCAGAGACCTGTTTGAGATTATCTTCGGCATCAGGGCCAAGCATATCTCTTATTTTGGAATAGGTTCCGCCGGTGGACAAAATGGTCAGGTCCGGATTAATCTCAAGCAGCTGGGGAATAAATGTTTCCAACCCGCTTTTATCGGATACGCTGACCAGAATGGTCTTTATTTTCACAAGATCATCAATTCTTTCTACCACGTTTTTCGTCATGGTTTTTCCTTATTTATAATAGATTGGTGCTATGTATTTTAAATTCAGGGATGCATTTACCCTATTCTTATAGGTGAAGTCAAGTTGGTGTTTGGAGCAAAAGCCACCCACCTGCGGCGTTGCTGCACAAATCTAAAATCCTCACGTACTACTCACGTACTAATCCTCACGTACTATAAGTACGCTCCGGTTTTAGCTTTGTTTGCGCCTTGCATCTGGGCGACTTTTGCTCCAAACACAGCGATTTCTTCCTATACATGTTGAAACATTCTAATTTCAAAGAATCATACGTCCGAGAGACTGAACAAGAGCTCGGGTTTTATCCATATGCTCGGGGGGAATCATAAGTGCCGGAATTTTTAGATTTTGAGCCGTGCCCCCAATGTTGCCTTGTTCCGGTACCCCGTTATCCCCTGCGGCATTATTTTGCGCATGTTCCAGTAAATCAAGGAAGCTGCCGTATTCACCGCCGGCATCCAGATGCTCCACAAACTGCATGAAAACCGTTGTTATGGTTAAGGCAAGATCAGGCAGATCACCCTGCCCTGTTTGTTTGCAAGGGGTTGTGGACATCATTACCCGGCAACCTAATGGCCGAACAGGATAGATGGTGCACATGCCGTCTTCAAGCAGCGGACAGGTTCCCCAGGTGGGATCGTTCTCTTCCTCATCCGTATCCCGGCCCTCCATGCAGGCCAGGGCAAATCCATTGGTGGTCTGGGAAGGCCGAAATCGTCTGGTTTCTCGGGCCCGGGACAACCTCACACGGATATCGCCCAGCGCGTCGGCATCAAGTCGGTCCTGGATGAAGGCCACTTCAAGGCCGGTTGCGGTGACATTACAGGTGCAGCAGTCCGCACACTGTTTTGCGCAGGCGAACGGAAACCCAGCCATGGCCGTGTCAAACAGGGTGTAAATCTTTTCAAGAGTGTCCAGAGCGTTATTAAGTGTCACATTACATATCATTGTTCTAACCAACTAATTCCATTTAGACAAAATAGTTGCCCCTCCCATATCATCGGAGTATAGTCGCGTCAACGAAGATGATTGAAATTCAAACCAAACAGGTAAGAAAAGGAGAGTGCAAAAATGAACGCGTTGTTAATCATGATCCTATCCTTTGCGGGGTATCTTATCATGTACAATCTTTACGG
This window contains:
- a CDS encoding IMP cyclohydrolase, producing MSKDLKKMYKTIMDDHFTPSMEISFVNGDSRQTLFYEKASWVIDGVEKGLRYGENPGQEAALYRLVNGNLALGDAKTIVPGKHLVSDIELLQSGKHPGKTNLTDADNSLNILRYFTDTPCAVIVKHNNPCGAARADSLEQAYAKAYMADRIAAFGGCIALNKAVDKATAEGIADQYAEVVVAPEFEDGVIEILGRRKNLRVIRINAMDKLQSFIGERVVDFKSLMDGGIVAQWSFVPTTLKKEDLFVASTEYKGTTYKVDRAPTDQEYEDLLFGWLVESGITSNSVIYVKDNCTVGIGTGEQDRVGVAEIAVDKAYRKLCDRYCFERYNTPFANMTDEDKKAEIEADVAKEKGGLIGSSMISDAFFPFRDGIDVGLRQGVKAVIQPGGSMNDYQSIEACNEYGASMVYTGQRSFKH